A DNA window from Danio aesculapii chromosome 14, fDanAes4.1, whole genome shotgun sequence contains the following coding sequences:
- the kazald2 gene encoding kazal-type serine peptidase inhibitor domain 2: protein MHYLPGLLVLMLVSISESFHLEPLSRFDWQKSIRTGERCPKKCHPERCPDVRQLQGCPAGLVRDQCGCCWECGNDEGQLCDPEPQSGLSFYGRCAEGLRCRAPRRNHAGQPRAVCVCGKQEALCGSDGKTYKNICQLQAAQHKQSKRPMLTMVHHGPCKTKPVITYAPRDIITTKGSDVMFSCEVSSYPLASIQWSKEGNLISFPADDSSTAVQARGGPRRFEMTGWLQIQGVGPNDAGVYTCTARNAFGEVSASARLQVTHGGSQLNKEFQQKGAYKISGEDENIDDEDYEGQPSGHMYL, encoded by the exons ATGCATTATTTACCAGGTTTACTTGTACTGATGCTTGTTTCCATATCCGAGTCCTTCCATTTGGAGCCCCTCAGTCGTTTTGACTGGCAGAAGAGCATTCGGACTGGCGAGAGATGCCCTAAAAAGTGCCACCCCGAACGTTGTCCGGATGTCAGGCAGCTGCAGGGCTGTCCAGCCGGATTGGTTCGTGATCAGTGCGGGTGTTGCTGGGAATGTGGGAATGATGAGGGGCAGTTGTGTGACCCGGAGCCCCAGTCTGGGTTGTCATTCTACGGCCGCTGTGCTGAAGGTCTGCGCTGCAGAGCTCCACGCAGAAACCATGCAGGTCAACCCAGAGCTGTCTGTGTGTGCGGCAAGCAGGAAGCTCTCTGCGGTTCTGATGGAAAGACATATAAGAATATATGTCAGTTACAGGCGGCTCAGCATAAGCAAAGCAAGCGGCCGATGCTGACAATGGTGCACCATGGACCCTGCAAAACAA AACCAGTTATTACATATGCTCCCCGTGATATCATCACAACCAAAGGAAGCGATGTCATGTTTTCCTGCGAGGTCTCGTCGTATCCTTTGGCCTCCATTCAGTGGAGTAAAGAAGGAAATCTTATTTCTTTTCCTGCTGATGATTCAAGCACTGCTGTACAG GCCCGTGGAGGTCCGCGGCGTTTTGAAATGACCGGCTGGCTCCAGATTCAAGGAGTCGGGCCCAATGATGCAGGTGTGTACACATGCACCGCCAGGAACGCCTTCGGTGAGGTGTCTGCCTCCGCCAGATTACAGGTTACACATGGAG GTTCTCAACTCAACAAGGAGTTCCAGCAAAAAGGAGCTTACAAAATATCAGGAGAAGACGAGAACATTGACGACGAAGATTACGAAGGCCAGCCGAGCGGACATATGTATTTGTAA